TTATATTTGCAAATAAAATATCCCAGGATTTAGAGTTTCCCTTTACAATAGATTCAAGAAGTCCGTATTCAATATGTTTAAATTTAAAATCATCAGTTATTTCGGGGATGAACCCCAATTTACCATCATCATCAACTTGTGCTGATAATTTTATCTCTTTACCCTTTCGGTCAATTATTAAATTAGCCTTCTGGGCTTTATAATGTCCCAAAATCTCAACAATTTCATCGAAGAAATTAACAGGTTTGCCATTAACGGAAATTATCTTATCATTCGCTAATAATCCTGCTTTTTGGGCATTACTACCCGGTATTACTTCTTTCACATAAAAAGTAAAGCGGTAATCAATAAATTTAGTTCCTTTGGTTTCTTGCATTCTTTCAAGAAAATCAGCAGGCAGAGGGACATCAATCATTTTACCACTTCTCTCTACATTCAGTACAACATTATCACCCAATAGAACTTTAGTGCTTGTCAGCTCACTAAACCGGTTAACCTTTTGACCATTTATTGCAATTATTTTATCTCCTGTTTGTAAACCGATTTCCTGACCAAGCTTATGGGCAACAATACCATATTTTGCCTGGTCAATCGGTAAGTAATTGTCGCCATATCTAAAAGTCATTAGTGAAAAAATGACAATGCCAAGGATCACATTGACCGTAACTCCGGCCAACATAACTATCAGCCGCTTCCAGGCTGGTTTGGATCGAAATTCCCAGGGCTGCGGAGGCTTTTTCATCGCGTCAGTGTCCATAGATTCATCGATCATTCCGGCAATTTTAACATATCCACCTAACGGTAGCCAGCCAATGCCATATTCAGTATCTCCTTTTTTAAAACTAAAAAGCTTTACTCCCCAGGCATCGAAAAACAGGTAAAATTTTTCGACTTTAATTCCAAATATCCTGGCAGCTACATAATGACCTAATTCGTGCAAAATGACCAAAATTGATAAGGCCAGAAGCAACTGGGCTATCATAGTGGTGACACTTATGACCTTATCAAAATTCAATATTGATATGTCAAGTAATAAGTAAGTGGTATTTATTATTAGTTCCATATTTATTTAAGTTTTTCAAAGATGCCTACGAATTTACTAGTTCCAAGGCTTTATTCCTGGTTTCAGTATCTGTCTCTACATAATCTTCCAAAGACGGGCTGGCAATATAGGGTACTTTATCCATACAACTTTCAATAATTTCTGAAATTTTCAGGAAATTTAATTTTTCCTTTAAAAAGGCGCTGACCGCGATTTCGTTGGCTGCATTTAATATACAAGCCGCGTTACCCCCTTTATTGAGTGCGAAATAAGCAAGGTCAAGGTTTTTGAAAGTATCCAGGTCTGGTTTTTCAAAAGTCAAATTGGGATATTCTGTAAAACTGAACCTCGGAAAATCTGATTTTAGTCTGTATGGAAAACTTAAGGCATATTGTATAGGGATCCTCATATCGGGTAGTCCCATTTGAGCTTTCATAGAGCCGTCTTCAAACTGGACTATGGAATGAATAATTGATTGGGGATGAATGACTACCTCTATCTGGTTCGTTTCCACGTCAAACAACCACTTTGCCTCGATCACCTCAAAGCCCTTGTTCATTAATGTTGCCGAATCTATGGTGATCTTGGCGCCCATATCCCAATTAGGATGAGCCAAAGCCTTTTCCTTTGTTACTGTCTTAAGATCGTTTAATTTTTTCCCTCTGAACGGGCCGCCTGATGCGGTTAGAATGATCTTTTGTATGGGGTTATGATCTTCGCCTACTAAACACTGAAAAATTGCTGAATGTTCTGAATCTACGGGTAAAATTTTGACTTGCTTTTCTTCAGCAAGTTTGGTAATGAGCTCGCCTGCCACTACCAGCGTCTCTTTATTGGCAAGGGCTATTGTTTTACCTGATTCTATTGCTTGTAAGATAGGTTTTAAGCCTATATAACCTACAAGCGCAGTCAATACAATATCAATAGAATCAAATTCAACTATTTGTGTCAAAGACTTTTCGCCTGCAAATACTTTAATCCCTTTTGGATCAAGGGCTTCAAAAACCTGTTTGTATTTTGTTTCATTTACTATTACAACAGCGTTAGGGTTAAATTCAATCGCCTGCCTGATGAGCAGCTCAGCATTATTATTGGCGGTTAATATTTCTATCACAAAAAAATCAGGATTATTACGAATAACATCCAATGCCTGTGTTCCGATAGAACCTGTTGAACCAAGGATGGCGATATGGCGTTTTTTGTTTGTCATTTGTAATTGACGAAGTACGAAACACGAATGATCCCGAGCACTCGGGATACTTCTTAATTCGTCATTAGTAAAATGTTGTGTTATAACGCATCAATTTTTGCGGCTAAAATAAAATCATTTTCAGACAAGCCACCGATAGCATGCGTCCATAATACAATTGTTACTTCATTATAATGTATATGAATATCGGGATGATGTCCTTCTTTTTCAGCTAACTCAGCGAGTGAATTTACAAATTTCATCGCTTCAATGAAATCTTTAAATACAAAGTTGCGTTGAATTTTGGTTTCATCAATCACTTCCCACAGATTTTTAAGCTGCGAAAGATATTCCCGGATCTCTGTCCCTTTAATAGGAGGAATACCTCCTTCGCATGCCACACATTTTTTTTCAATAAGTTCCATGATATTTGAAGTAAAAAGTAATTTATCCAGAAAAGAAAACACAAAATTATAAAAAAAAAGTTTGGCATAGGGGTAAAAAATATTATATTTGTAAAAAAAAATAAAAATAATGGAAACTCAACAAAAACCCATAACGATTTACACAGAAGCCAACCCCAATCCAAACTCGCTGAAGTTTGTCGCTGATTTTATGTTGGCGCCTGAAGGCAGCAGCTTTGATTATCCCGATGTCAGCAGCGCTGCTGACGCACCATTGGCATTGGCGTTATTTCAGTTCCCGTTCGTAAGGCGTGTGTTTTTTGCATCCAATTTTGTTACCATCACAAAGGATGAGAATACAAGCTGGGAAGATATTGCTCCTTCGCTTAAAGATTTTATTAAGAGTTATCTTGAAGCAGGAAAGCCAATACCGCGCAGCAGCCCCCCTCTAACTCCCGGCCCACCTGAATCGGAGAAACGGGGAATCGGAGAAACGGAGAGAAGGAAAACGAAGCAATTCACCGATTCGGTAAGGAATAGTGGAGGAGGGGCTCCTGATTCTGAAATAGTAAAGAAAATAAAGAATGTTTTAGAACAGTATGTCCGTCCTGCGGTTGAAATGGATGGCGGCAATATTAGTTTTGACTCATTTCAGGATGGTGTTGTTAAGGTAAACCTGCAGGGCGCCTGCAGCGGCTGCCCTTCTTCTGCAATAACATTAAAGCAAGGGATAGAAAACCTTTTTAAACAGATGGTTCCGGAGGTGAAGGAAGTGGTGGCTGAGGGGGTTTGACTACCCTTAGATGAAAAGTCAGAGATATGTCTGTAAATTTACATCCTCATGCGCTGGAGCGCATGCTATTACGCGGTGCTAATAAGAAAGAGGTAACAGCCACGGTTGAAAAAGGAGAAGTATTTCCTGCGAAATTAGGAAGAAAGGGTTTCAGGCGTAATTTCTCTTTTAAACAGCAGTGGAAGGGAAGATTTTATGAAACAAAACAAGTCGAAGTTTTTGCCGTAAAAGAAAATGATGATTGGCTTGTTATAACTGTTATTACCCGTTATTTTTAAAAAAAATATTATGAAATTAACATATGATCCCCGATATAATATCGCTTATATTTACTTCAAAGAAAAAAAAACAGAAGTTGAGTCTATAAAAATTAGTGATGAAGTAATAATAGATATTGATACTGATGGTAGTATATATGGTATTGAACTACTCAACGCTAATAAACAATTATTACAAAATGGGGATAGGGGTAAAGTTCTTTTCGAGAATGAAGCTACAGGTGAAAAAAAAGAATTATCTATCCTGCCTTCAAAAATTTATTCCTAAGGTACCTTCGGAAATTTCAGATGGAATATGGGAGGGAATTTCCGAAGTTTTCTTATTCCCAACACAAACTTCGGAAATCTCCTCCCTGCAGGCCACCTGAGATTTCCGAAGGTTTCCTGTCGAAACGTTTTTTTCTTTAACTTCTACCAAAAAATGAAAATGATTAGGCATCAGACAATATGACCATACATCCAGGTAATTTGAAAAATATTTATTACAAATACTTGTTTTTAAAAGAGATTTCTTACCTTTCACCCATTATTAACCTTCACTCCATTAGGGCATCTCTAAAAACTACACCATACATTCCCCTCTATCAAGAGGGGCAAGGGGTGTGTTTTAAAAAATATGTAGTTTTTAGAGATGCCCATTAGATAATTTTTTATAATCATGAAAAATTCTATTAAAAACTTAGCAATTGCAGCCACCATGATCCTTGCTGCCTGCAGTGGCGGCAGATTAAAGGTCACTGATAAGAACTTTGCCGAAGAAATCGAGCTGCGGCAAAACCTGGTCTTTATTTTTAATAAAGACCTGATGCCCGATTCATTGTGTAACCTCTGGAATAAGACCGAATACATAAAATTTACACCTCCGGTGTTAGGTAAATTTCAATGGACCAGCCCCAGCGAATTAGTATTCTCTCCTGATCTTGGATTTGCTGCCAGCACAGAATATAAGGGTGAGTTTACTGAAAAATTATTGAATTTTGCAACGAAAGTCAATTCCTTACCGTCTGAACGGATTATTCCCTTCCACACTCCTTACCTTGACTTATTGGGTACAGATATCTTTTGGGCAAAAACTTCAGGAAAAATACAGGCGCGTATCAACCTGAATTTTAACTATAAGGTAAACCACCAGGAGCTTGCCCGGTTATTACACATAAAGGTTGATGGCAAAGAAAGGGATTTTATTATGAACAGCTCCTCCATCGCACATACGATAGAAGTTGCGGTGGATGAACCTGCGGATAAGAAGTTTGATAACCTTTCATTGAAAATAGTCATTGACAAAGGTTTAAAATGTATTGAAAGTGATTGGATAAGCAAGGAAAAGATTGAGCTGACAACCAAAATACCCGACAAAGGCAAATTCCAGATCACACAGGTGACCACCGAACACGATGGCGAACGGGGGATCATTCATGTTTATACCAACCAAGGTGTTGAAGATAAAAATATCAGAAGCCGGGTCACTTTTCAGCCATACATTGCCTTCAAAATAGAAAAACTTGAATATGGCTTCCTGGTAAAAGGCGATTTTAAGACAGAAACTACGTATGAATTAACAATTTCTAAAGATATAAAAGGGATCTTCGGAAGCCGGTTAGGCAAAGACCATGAACAGTTCGTTGTTTTTGGTGAAGTGGAGCCTGACATAAGATTCACTGCTAAAAAAGCGATCTACCTTACCGGCAAAGGAACAAAAAATGTGGGGATCAAGATCGTCAATATTCCCACGGTTAATGTAAAAATTTACAAGATATATAAAAATAATATCCTGGCCTTTCTGAAAAGTTCCGGCGCCTTCAATTACCATGACGACTATTATGATGATTATTATTGGTATGGCAGCTCAAATCTTGGTACATGGGGCGATGTGGTGCTCGACAGGGACTACAAAACTAAAGACCTCAAAAAGTTAAATGCGGCCAGCTTATTAAACCTGAATTTCCGTGATATTAACCAATTTAAGGGAATATTTGTAATAGAGGTAAGCTCCAAAGAAGACCGCTGGCTCAAGGCGTCCCAAACTGTTGCCATTTCTGATGTCGGGCTCATTGTTAAAGAAACAAAGAACGCCATCCTGGTATTTGCCAATTCAATTTTAACGGCAGAACCGTTGGCAGGCATTGATGTTGGATTGGTGAGTTCAAACAACCAGTTTGTTTACAATCTAAACACAGATAATGACGGGGTGGCTGTTTTTAAAGACATCCGCAAAAAAGCTGCCGGCTTTAATATTAAAATGGTAACAGCCAGGGATGGCGAAGATTTTACCTACCTGCATTTCAGGCAGTCAAAAGTTGAAAATTCAAGATACGAAGTGGGTGGCAGCCGGGAAAATCCTGCCGGCTACCAGGCGTTCATCTATGGCGACCGCAATATTTACAGGCCGGGAGAAACCATCCATGTCAACACAATTATCAGGAATGAAAAATGGGAACCTGTGGGGAAGATCCCCATCAAGCTGAAATTGCTTTTACCCAATGGGAAAGAGTATAGATTGATCAAAGGCAAATTAAACAGCCAGGGTGCATTTGAAACTTCCATTGAGCTGTCTTCATCTACCGTTACCGGAACCTATACGTTAGAAGTTTATTCTTCAAATGATGTATTGCTGAATTCCGAATATATCAGCGTAGAAGAATTTATGCCCGACAGGATCAAGGTCAATGTTACCCTCAATAATGTTGTGGACGGGCGTGTGCGTCCATTACATCCGGGTGAAGACCTTGAAGTATCAGCAACTGCCTTAAACCTGTTCGGCCCGCCTGCTGCGAACAGGAATTATGAGATGGAAATGGTATTTAACAGGAAATATTTTTCGCCTAAAGGACTGCGGGATTATAACTTTTATATCAGCGGCACGGATAATACCTCTTTTGACCGGGAATACCGGGAAGGTAAAACAGATGAGAATGGGGTAGCTATTGAGGAATTCCATATCCCTGAAGTATATGAAAACATGGGAATGCTTTCAGGCAAAGTATATGTAACCGTATTTGATGAAACAGGCAGGCCTGTTAACAGGATCAATAGCTTCGATGTGGTCACGCAGGATGTTTTCTATGGTATCAAATATTTTGATACTTATGTTGCCACTAATAAGGCGTTGAGAATACCGCTCATTGCAATTAATAATGATGGAACGGTGTTGCAGAATATTCCGGCAAGGGTACAGATCATCAAAAGAACGTGGCATACCGTAATTGAGAAGCGAAGATCAGGAAAGTACCGTTATGTTTCTCAAAAGAAAGAAGAAGTGATGGAAGAGAGAATGATGGATATCAGCGGTATAAAAACATATTTTGCTTATAAGCCCACTATTTCC
This genomic stretch from Cytophagales bacterium harbors:
- a CDS encoding DUF4258 domain-containing protein encodes the protein MSVNLHPHALERMLLRGANKKEVTATVEKGEVFPAKLGRKGFRRNFSFKQQWKGRFYETKQVEVFAVKENDDWLVITVITRYF
- a CDS encoding NifU family protein, yielding MMETQQKPITIYTEANPNPNSLKFVADFMLAPEGSSFDYPDVSSAADAPLALALFQFPFVRRVFFASNFVTITKDENTSWEDIAPSLKDFIKSYLEAGKPIPRSSPPLTPGPPESEKRGIGETERRKTKQFTDSVRNSGGGAPDSEIVKKIKNVLEQYVRPAVEMDGGNISFDSFQDGVVKVNLQGACSGCPSSAITLKQGIENLFKQMVPEVKEVVAEGV
- a CDS encoding DUF2283 domain-containing protein — encoded protein: MKLTYDPRYNIAYIYFKEKKTEVESIKISDEVIIDIDTDGSIYGIELLNANKQLLQNGDRGKVLFENEATGEKKELSILPSKIYS
- the rseP gene encoding RIP metalloprotease RseP, translated to MIAQLLLALSILVILHELGHYVAARIFGIKVEKFYLFFDAWGVKLFSFKKGDTEYGIGWLPLGGYVKIAGMIDESMDTDAMKKPPQPWEFRSKPAWKRLIVMLAGVTVNVILGIVIFSLMTFRYGDNYLPIDQAKYGIVAHKLGQEIGLQTGDKIIAINGQKVNRFSELTSTKVLLGDNVVLNVERSGKMIDVPLPADFLERMQETKGTKFIDYRFTFYVKEVIPGSNAQKAGLLANDKIISVNGKPVNFFDEIVEILGHYKAQKANLIIDRKGKEIKLSAQVDDDGKLGFIPEITDDFKFKHIEYGLLESIVKGNSKSWDILFANIIAFGKIIRGELSFSKSVSGPIDIAKHFGGVWVWYKFWLLTGMLSMILAFINVLPIPALDGGHAAFLSIEAVSGKKFSDKFMINAQVIGMVILFSFMAFVIGNDVVKLF
- a CDS encoding 1-deoxy-D-xylulose-5-phosphate reductoisomerase is translated as MTNKKRHIAILGSTGSIGTQALDVIRNNPDFFVIEILTANNNAELLIRQAIEFNPNAVVIVNETKYKQVFEALDPKGIKVFAGEKSLTQIVEFDSIDIVLTALVGYIGLKPILQAIESGKTIALANKETLVVAGELITKLAEEKQVKILPVDSEHSAIFQCLVGEDHNPIQKIILTASGGPFRGKKLNDLKTVTKEKALAHPNWDMGAKITIDSATLMNKGFEVIEAKWLFDVETNQIEVVIHPQSIIHSIVQFEDGSMKAQMGLPDMRIPIQYALSFPYRLKSDFPRFSFTEYPNLTFEKPDLDTFKNLDLAYFALNKGGNAACILNAANEIAVSAFLKEKLNFLKISEIIESCMDKVPYIASPSLEDYVETDTETRNKALELVNS
- a CDS encoding 4a-hydroxytetrahydrobiopterin dehydratase yields the protein MELIEKKCVACEGGIPPIKGTEIREYLSQLKNLWEVIDETKIQRNFVFKDFIEAMKFVNSLAELAEKEGHHPDIHIHYNEVTIVLWTHAIGGLSENDFILAAKIDAL